A single region of the Polymorphum gilvum SL003B-26A1 genome encodes:
- the cydD gene encoding thiol reductant ABC exporter subunit CydD → MTQAEGTHGDGMGNDGEGASSASGKAFLEQALAPKRAVLRRAGTIAALADLLWIAQAAALAMAAGALVGSEPQESWIYVLAGASIFVLALIRMGLARHAAGLAQQAAQRVKGDLRARLVAGLADLSPGTPLPPAGAVAVAVSDHVEAIGPYIRRFLPLQRRLMLVPAALVLATLTVNWVAALVLVLTGPMIPLFMALVGMRAKTASEERHGELERLGGFLLDRIKGLETLRLFGALGRTEDDVAAAGTRFRVATMKVLRIAFLSSTVLELFSALGIAFVAIHVGFSLIGQIDAGTWGGPMTLAGGLFVLLLAPDFYAPLRAFATAYHDRASAHGAAEKLAGLPLETVRKLSDMTPETSRPVVTIRRDRPGPAAIGFEAVTLRLGGAAILDRVSFAVAPGERVLLEGRSGAGKTTLLDCLLGLHRPEAGRVTVDGEDLAGLDLARWRADLAWLSQEPRLFYGSLRANLLRARPDAGAAELAAALDLAGARALVEQLPRGLDTRIGEDGFGLSVGEARRIALARAALRTEARLMIADEPTAGLDADTAERVIAGLDALSRDRTVIIASHDPVLLARPGRLLRVGGGAVEEGRS, encoded by the coding sequence ATGACACAGGCCGAAGGCACGCACGGCGACGGGATGGGCAACGACGGGGAGGGCGCGTCGAGTGCGAGCGGCAAGGCGTTTCTGGAGCAGGCGCTGGCACCGAAGCGTGCCGTGCTGCGGCGCGCCGGGACCATCGCGGCGCTGGCGGACCTGTTGTGGATCGCCCAGGCGGCGGCGCTGGCGATGGCAGCCGGCGCGCTCGTCGGCTCTGAACCGCAGGAATCCTGGATCTATGTCCTTGCTGGGGCTTCGATTTTCGTTCTGGCCCTGATCCGGATGGGGCTCGCCCGCCATGCCGCGGGGCTTGCCCAGCAGGCGGCGCAGCGGGTCAAGGGCGACCTGCGCGCGCGGTTGGTCGCCGGTCTTGCCGACTTATCCCCCGGCACGCCTTTGCCGCCGGCCGGTGCCGTCGCCGTGGCCGTCTCCGATCATGTCGAGGCCATCGGCCCCTATATCCGCAGATTTCTGCCGCTCCAGCGCCGCCTGATGCTGGTGCCGGCGGCCCTGGTGCTGGCCACCCTAACCGTCAACTGGGTCGCGGCGCTGGTCCTTGTCCTCACCGGACCGATGATTCCGCTGTTCATGGCGCTGGTCGGGATGCGCGCCAAGACGGCGAGCGAGGAGCGCCATGGCGAGCTGGAACGGCTCGGCGGCTTCCTGCTCGACCGGATCAAGGGTCTGGAAACATTGAGACTTTTCGGCGCGCTCGGGCGCACTGAGGACGATGTCGCCGCCGCCGGCACGCGCTTCCGCGTCGCCACCATGAAGGTGCTCAGGATCGCCTTCCTGTCCTCCACCGTGCTCGAGCTGTTCAGCGCGCTGGGCATCGCCTTCGTCGCCATCCATGTCGGATTTTCCCTTATCGGACAGATAGATGCGGGGACCTGGGGCGGTCCGATGACGCTCGCCGGCGGCCTGTTCGTGCTGCTGCTGGCGCCCGATTTCTACGCTCCGCTGAGGGCCTTCGCGACCGCCTACCACGACCGCGCCAGCGCCCACGGCGCGGCCGAAAAGCTCGCCGGCCTGCCGCTTGAAACTGTCCGGAAACTCTCCGACATGACGCCTGAAACCAGCCGACCCGTTGTTACGATCCGCCGCGACCGGCCCGGCCCGGCCGCGATCGGCTTCGAGGCGGTCACGCTCCGCCTCGGTGGAGCCGCGATCCTCGACCGCGTCTCCTTCGCGGTCGCGCCCGGCGAGCGGGTGCTGCTTGAGGGCCGCTCCGGCGCCGGCAAGACGACCCTGCTCGACTGCCTGCTCGGCTTGCACCGCCCGGAGGCCGGGCGCGTCACCGTCGACGGCGAGGACCTCGCCGGCCTCGACCTCGCCCGCTGGCGCGCCGACCTCGCCTGGCTGAGCCAGGAGCCGCGGCTGTTCTACGGCTCGCTGCGGGCGAACCTCTTGCGCGCCCGGCCTGACGCCGGCGCGGCGGAACTGGCCGCCGCCCTCGACCTCGCCGGCGCCCGGGCGCTGGTCGAGCAACTGCCGCGCGGCCTCGACACCCGGATCGGCGAGGACGGCTTCGGCCTGTCGGTCGGCGAGGCGCGCCGCATCGCGCTCGCCCGCGCCGCGCTGAGGACCGAAGCCCGCCTGATGATCGCCGACGAGCCGACCGCCGGCCTCGACGCCGACACCGCCGAGCGCGTCATTGCCGGCCTCGACGCGCTGTCGCGGGACCGCACGGTGATCATCGCCAGCCACGATCCGGTGCTGCTGGCGCGCCCCGGCCGGCTGCTTCGCGTTGGTGGCGGCGCGGTGGAGGAGGGGCGGTCATGA
- a CDS encoding CoA-acylating methylmalonate-semialdehyde dehydrogenase, giving the protein MRTIGHFIGGKHVEGTSGRFADVFNPATGEVQAKVALASKAELRAAVENAAAAQPAWAAQNPQKRARVMMKFVDLLHRDMDKLAEALSREHGKTIPDAKGDVIRGLEVAEFCIGAPHLMKGEFSEGAGPGIDMYSMRQPLGVVSGITPFNFPAMIPMWKFCPAIAAGNAFILKPSERDPSVPIMLAELMLEAGAPAGILNVVNGDKDAVDAILDDDIIQAVGFVGSTAIAHYVYSRGCAAGKRVQCFGGAKNHMIIMPDADMDQAVDALVGAGYGAAGERCMAISVAVPVGEATADRLIEKLAPRVEALKIGPYTAGNDVDFGPLVTREALARVKGLVDKGVEEGAKLVVDGRGFKMQGYENGYFMGGCLFDHVTRDMEIYKTEIFGPVLSVVRAKTYEEAIELPMSHEYGNGTAIFTRDGDTARDFASRINIGMVGINVPIPVPLAYHTFGGWKRSGFGDLNQHGPDAFKFYTRTKTVTARWPSGVKDGAEFVIPTMK; this is encoded by the coding sequence ATGCGCACCATCGGACATTTCATTGGCGGCAAGCATGTGGAGGGCACGTCGGGCCGCTTCGCCGACGTCTTCAATCCGGCGACCGGCGAGGTCCAGGCCAAGGTGGCGCTGGCCAGCAAGGCGGAACTGCGCGCCGCGGTCGAGAACGCCGCTGCCGCCCAGCCGGCCTGGGCGGCGCAGAACCCGCAAAAACGCGCCCGCGTCATGATGAAGTTCGTCGACCTGCTGCACCGGGACATGGACAAGCTCGCGGAAGCCCTGTCGCGCGAGCACGGCAAGACCATCCCCGACGCCAAGGGCGATGTCATCCGAGGTCTCGAAGTGGCCGAGTTCTGCATCGGCGCCCCGCATCTGATGAAGGGAGAGTTCTCCGAAGGCGCGGGCCCGGGCATCGACATGTATTCCATGCGCCAACCGCTCGGCGTCGTCTCCGGCATCACGCCGTTCAATTTCCCGGCCATGATCCCGATGTGGAAATTCTGCCCAGCCATCGCGGCCGGCAACGCCTTCATCCTGAAGCCCTCCGAACGCGACCCCTCCGTGCCGATCATGCTCGCCGAACTGATGCTGGAGGCCGGCGCGCCGGCCGGTATCCTCAACGTCGTCAACGGCGACAAGGACGCGGTTGACGCCATCCTTGATGACGACATCATCCAGGCGGTCGGCTTCGTCGGCTCAACCGCCATCGCGCACTACGTCTATTCGCGCGGCTGCGCGGCCGGCAAGCGCGTGCAGTGTTTCGGCGGCGCCAAGAACCACATGATCATCATGCCGGATGCCGACATGGATCAGGCCGTCGACGCCCTGGTCGGCGCCGGCTACGGTGCGGCCGGCGAGCGCTGCATGGCGATCTCCGTCGCCGTCCCGGTCGGCGAGGCCACGGCCGACAGGCTGATCGAGAAGCTCGCCCCGCGCGTCGAGGCGCTTAAGATCGGGCCCTATACCGCCGGCAACGACGTCGATTTCGGTCCTCTGGTCACCAGGGAAGCCCTTGCCCGCGTCAAGGGTCTGGTCGACAAGGGCGTCGAGGAAGGCGCCAAGCTCGTCGTCGACGGCCGCGGCTTCAAGATGCAGGGCTACGAAAACGGCTACTTCATGGGGGGGTGCCTGTTCGACCACGTCACCAGGGACATGGAGATCTACAAGACCGAGATCTTCGGGCCCGTGCTGTCGGTTGTGCGCGCCAAGACCTACGAGGAAGCCATCGAACTGCCGATGAGCCACGAATACGGCAACGGCACCGCGATCTTCACGCGCGACGGCGATACGGCCCGCGATTTCGCCAGCCGGATCAACATCGGCATGGTCGGCATCAACGTTCCGATCCCCGTGCCGCTCGCCTACCACACCTTCGGCGGCTGGAAGCGCTCCGGCTTCGGCGACCTGAATCAGCACGGGCCGGATGCGTTCAAGTTCTACACCCGCACCAAGACGGTGACCGCGCGCTGGCCGTCCGGCGTCAAGGACGGCGCCGAATTCGTCATCCCGACGATGAAGTGA
- a CDS encoding LysR family transcriptional regulator, protein MNWDDVRMFLAVARSGQILAASRRLGLNHATVARRLTGLERTLKTSLLERSTSGCVLTPAGERFMTHAERMEAEMLSAASELTDTDIDVSGTVRIGAPDGFGVAFLAPRLGDLTARHPNLTVQLVPVPRSFSLSRREADIAITVDRPEHGRLIARKLVDYALGLYASADYLTRRGTPKTAAELRGHDLVGYVEDLLYSPSLNYGTEIVRDWSARFEIASALGQTEAVRAGAGIGILHAFIARMDASLVPVLPEIRIHRAYWMVTHESSRPLRHVSVVQDYLRDCLTRERAMFA, encoded by the coding sequence ATGAATTGGGACGACGTCAGGATGTTTCTCGCGGTCGCCCGAAGCGGCCAGATCCTCGCCGCCAGCCGACGACTCGGGCTCAACCACGCCACGGTGGCCCGGCGGCTGACCGGTCTGGAACGCACCCTCAAGACGAGCCTGCTCGAGCGCAGCACCAGCGGCTGCGTGCTGACGCCGGCCGGCGAGCGCTTCATGACCCATGCCGAACGCATGGAGGCCGAGATGCTGTCGGCCGCGTCCGAACTCACAGATACGGACATCGACGTCTCCGGCACCGTGCGCATCGGCGCGCCGGACGGCTTCGGCGTCGCCTTCCTCGCGCCACGCCTTGGCGACCTCACAGCGCGACATCCGAACCTGACCGTGCAACTGGTGCCCGTGCCGCGGTCCTTCTCCCTGTCGCGCCGGGAGGCCGACATCGCCATAACCGTCGACCGTCCCGAGCACGGCCGGCTGATCGCGCGAAAGCTGGTCGACTATGCGCTCGGGCTCTATGCCTCTGCGGATTATCTGACCCGGCGCGGCACGCCGAAGACCGCGGCCGAACTGCGCGGCCACGATCTGGTCGGCTATGTCGAGGACCTGCTCTACTCGCCGTCGCTGAACTATGGCACCGAAATCGTTCGAGACTGGTCGGCCCGGTTCGAGATCGCCTCGGCGCTGGGCCAGACCGAGGCCGTGCGTGCCGGCGCCGGCATCGGCATCCTGCACGCCTTCATCGCGCGCATGGACGCGTCGCTGGTGCCGGTGCTGCCCGAGATCCGCATCCACCGCGCCTACTGGATGGTGACACACGAAAGCTCGCGCCCGTTGCGCCATGTCTCGGTGGTGCAGGACTACCTGCGCGACTGCCTGACGCGCGAGCGGGCCATGTTCGCCTGA
- a CDS encoding pirin family protein, translating into MTWTGAPDPTPGDARSCDAIEMIVMPRTSDLGGFEVRRALPSAKRRMVGPFIFFDQIGPAELLVGGGVDVRPHPHIGLATVTYLFKGEIHHRDSLGSDQLITPGALNWMSAGRGIVHSERERSERRSAPRDLFGIQSWVALPERQEESDPGFWHHGTADLPEMSADGATVRIIAGDLFGERSPATTASELFYADVALAAGARIPLDAAHEERGLYTLEGTVEIADQSFGPGQLLVFRPGDPVTIRASAAGPARFMLLGGAPMDGPRHIWWNFVSSSKERIEQAKEDWRRGRFDIVPGDENDFIPLPER; encoded by the coding sequence ATGACCTGGACAGGCGCCCCCGATCCGACACCCGGCGATGCGCGCTCCTGCGACGCGATCGAGATGATCGTCATGCCGCGCACCAGCGATCTCGGCGGCTTCGAAGTCCGGCGCGCCCTGCCGTCGGCGAAACGCCGGATGGTCGGGCCCTTCATCTTCTTCGACCAGATCGGGCCGGCCGAACTGCTGGTCGGCGGCGGTGTAGACGTGCGTCCGCACCCGCATATCGGGCTCGCCACGGTGACCTATCTGTTCAAGGGCGAGATCCACCACCGCGACAGCCTCGGTTCGGACCAGCTGATCACGCCGGGGGCGCTGAACTGGATGTCGGCGGGGCGGGGGATCGTCCACTCCGAGCGCGAAAGATCCGAGCGCCGGTCGGCGCCGCGCGACCTGTTCGGCATCCAGAGCTGGGTTGCCCTGCCCGAGCGGCAGGAGGAAAGCGATCCCGGGTTCTGGCATCACGGTACCGCCGACCTGCCGGAGATGTCCGCCGACGGCGCGACCGTGCGCATCATCGCGGGCGACCTGTTCGGGGAGCGATCGCCGGCCACCACCGCGTCCGAGCTGTTCTATGCCGATGTGGCGCTCGCTGCCGGGGCACGGATCCCGCTCGACGCCGCCCACGAGGAACGCGGCCTCTACACCCTGGAGGGCACCGTGGAGATCGCGGACCAGAGCTTCGGACCGGGACAACTGCTGGTCTTTCGCCCCGGCGATCCGGTCACCATTCGTGCGAGCGCGGCCGGGCCGGCCCGGTTCATGCTGCTCGGCGGCGCGCCGATGGACGGCCCCCGCCACATCTGGTGGAACTTCGTCTCGTCGTCGAAGGAGCGGATCGAACAGGCCAAGGAGGACTGGCGGCGCGGCCGCTTCGACATCGTGCCGGGCGACGAGAACGACTTCATTCCGCTGCCGGAGCGCTGA
- a CDS encoding DUF6030 family protein yields MGLVRASFLPASRQCSIVPPASVPAQQKQAGREVMKDHRGRPRMSRPNPVSAARRAQTRRRIWGDEAVAEPALQGINDSAVKPARHRRDVRAALLIGLPLAFLMVVAGLLAGSMTDWRFGLASPPADAPPPPPPDPLAALPEQLKARLTAPAPEVPAILKLSFSGSPHDLCVELAILGLPNKGWHPDPYHVGHWQCSSELVEIGPSTVDGGPTTMFFLLRGRDEATADHLRLKLNGANIDTFGTGRKMMVDVLQALSRRYAWAIPGRFLDAIATPQRLEMTDRGVRLSVAPEDPNLTGDPSANRRINVIVDFGEPDLIRPARGFEHNDGRKPARR; encoded by the coding sequence ATGGGCCTCGTCCGCGCCTCATTCTTGCCAGCATCGCGGCAATGCTCAATAGTGCCGCCGGCGTCGGTCCCGGCGCAACAGAAGCAGGCGGGCCGTGAGGTCATGAAGGATCACCGCGGTAGGCCGCGTATGTCACGCCCGAATCCGGTCTCTGCGGCTCGCCGGGCGCAGACGCGGCGCAGGATCTGGGGCGACGAGGCGGTCGCGGAACCGGCCTTGCAGGGCATCAATGACAGCGCGGTCAAGCCTGCTCGGCACCGCCGCGACGTCCGTGCGGCGTTGCTGATCGGCCTGCCGTTGGCGTTCCTGATGGTTGTGGCCGGCCTGCTCGCAGGCTCGATGACGGATTGGCGCTTCGGTCTGGCGTCGCCGCCTGCGGACGCTCCGCCGCCTCCGCCGCCCGATCCGCTTGCCGCCTTGCCGGAACAGCTGAAGGCCCGCCTTACGGCTCCGGCGCCGGAAGTTCCAGCGATCCTCAAGCTGTCGTTTTCCGGCTCGCCGCACGATTTGTGCGTGGAATTGGCCATCCTCGGGTTACCGAACAAGGGCTGGCACCCGGACCCCTATCACGTCGGCCACTGGCAATGCAGTTCCGAGCTGGTCGAGATCGGACCGTCGACGGTCGACGGTGGCCCGACGACCATGTTCTTCCTGCTACGCGGTCGAGACGAAGCGACGGCCGATCATCTACGCCTGAAACTGAACGGGGCGAACATCGACACCTTCGGCACCGGGCGGAAGATGATGGTCGACGTGCTGCAGGCCCTGTCGCGGCGCTATGCCTGGGCCATTCCGGGGCGTTTTCTCGACGCCATCGCCACGCCGCAACGGCTGGAAATGACCGACCGCGGCGTGCGTCTGAGCGTTGCGCCGGAAGATCCGAACCTGACCGGTGACCCATCCGCGAACAGGCGCATCAACGTCATTGTCGACTTCGGCGAACCGGACCTGATCCGGCCGGCGCGAGGTTTCGAACACAACGACGGACGCAAGCCCGCGCGTCGCTGA